In the genome of Oncorhynchus mykiss isolate Arlee chromosome 18, USDA_OmykA_1.1, whole genome shotgun sequence, one region contains:
- the LOC110495832 gene encoding proline-rich extensin-like protein EPR1 isoform X2 produces MKPIVVELPISPPVKLTVLELPISPPVEPIVVELPISPPVKPIVVELPISPSMKPLVVELPISPPMKPIVVECPISPPVEPIVVELPISPPVKPIVVELLIAPVEAESLQRFEQLKGLTQRHRKREEDMETSVPQDRTTQPPPAQSDYFPPPKRCQRAEDFFPPPPVEPIVVKLPDSPPVKPIMVELPISPPVKPIMVELPISPPVKPIVVELPISPPVKPIVVELPISPPVKPIVVQLPISPPVKPIIVELPISPPVKPIVVELPISPPVKPIMVELPISPPVKPVVVELPISPPVKPVVVEWQISPPVKPFVVEPPIFPPVEPIVVELPISPPVEPIVVELPISPPVEPIVVELPISPPVEPIVVELPISPPVEPIVIELPVSPPVEPIVVELPISPPMKPIVVECPISPPVEPIVVELPISPPVEPIVVELPISPPVKPIVVELLIAPVEAESLQRFEQLKGLTQRHRKREEDMETSVPQDRTTQPPPAQSDYFPPPKRCQRAEDFFPPPPVEPIVAELPISPPVKPNVVEHPISPPAKPNVVEHPISPPVKPNLVELRIIPPVKLTVLELPISSPVKPIVVELPISPPLKSIVVEQLIAPVEAESLQRFEVLSHFAPPPWTNKPLTGLTQRHKKRQKDMEISVPQAITTQPPPALSDYFPPPPPKRCQRAQDFFPPLPVEPIVAELPDSPPVKPIMVKLPISPPVKPIMVELPISPAVKPIMVDLPISLPVEPIVVELPVFPPVKPIVVYRPICPPVKHITFELPIVPPVKFIVVELPISPPVNHQHQPDQWANWGIEAGSSQIVDAPAYLPLPLPTSSDLPQQSPQEQPGVLTASSGLLANVGTLKEMIEIAWQKCQEYQSKFVMWCCVTLLCTQSRAQPIFPSVNPIVVERPISPPVKHITFERSISPPVKHVMFELPIAPVEAESLQRFEFFPPPRKNNPLKGLTQRHRKRQTDMETSVPQARTTQPPPALSHFFPPPPLEPIVVELPISPPVKHAMLELPICPVAVESLHGFEFVPPPEKNELLNGLTQRHKKRQKVTSVPKARTTLLPPCQLNFFPPPQGCQWAQNFLNSPPPQDCQTAQNGVNPYSMRAGAPMGKYPGYPCTTTKAGSGISDASLVHMLRPLSPMRVPEDDGGWDSAGDHPGTPFYMG; encoded by the exons ATGAAGCCCATTGTGGTTGAGCTGCCCATCTCTCCACCAGTGAAGCTCACCGTATTGGAGCTGCCGATCTCTCCACCAGTGGAGCCCATCGTGGTTGAGCTGCCCATCTCTCCACCAGTGAAGCCCATTGTGGTTGAGCTGCCCATCTCTCCATCAATGAAGCCCTTGGTGGTTGAGCTGCCCATCTCTCCACCAATGAAGCCCATCGTGGTCGAGTGTCCCATCTCTCCACCAGTGGAGCCCATCGTGGTTGAGCTGCCCATCTCTCCACCAGTGAAGCCCATTGTGGTTGAGCTGCTTATCGCTCCAGTGGAAGCTGAGTCGCTTCAGAGATTTGAG CAACTGAAGGGTCTGACACAGCGACATAGAAAAAGAGAAGAAGACATGGAAACTTCAGTTCCACAGGACAGAACTACTCAGCCTCCTCCCGCCCAATCGGATTATTTCCCTCCACCAAAGAGATGCCAAAGGGCTGAGGATTTCTTCCCTCCACCTCCAGTGGAGCCCATTGTGGTTAAGCTGCCCGACTCTCCACCAGTGAAGCCCATCATGGTGGAGCTGCCCATCTCTCCACCAGTGAAGCCCATCATGGTTGAGCTGCCCATTTCTCCACCAGTGAAGCCCATTGTGGTTGAGCTGCCCATCTCTCCACCAGTGAAGCCCATTGTCGTTGAGCTACCCATCTCTCCACCAGTGAAGCCCATTGTGGTTCAGCTGCCCATCTCTCCACCAGTGAAGCCCATAATTGTTGAGCTGCCCATTTCTCCACCAGTGAAGCCCATTGTGGTCGAGCTGCCCATTTCTCCACCAGTGAAGCCCATCATGGTCGAGCTTCCCATTTCTCCACCAGTGAAGCCCGTCGTGGTTGAGCTGCCCATTTCTCCACCAGTGAAGCCCGTCGTGGTTGAATGGCAAATCTCTCCACCAGTGAAGCCCTTCGTGGTTGAGCCGCCGATCTTTCCACCAGTGGAGCCCATTGTGGTTGAACTGCCCATCTCTCCACCAGTGGAGCCCATTGTGGTTGAGCTGCCCATCTCTCCACCAGTGGAGCCCATTGTGGTTGAGCTGCCCATCTCTCCACCAGTGGAGCCCATTGTGGTTGAGCTGCCCATCTCTCCACCAGTGGAGCCCATTGTGATTGAGCTGCCCGTCTCTCCACCAGTGGAGCCCATTGTGGTTGAGCTGCCCATCTCTCCACCAATGAAGCCCATCGTGGTCGAATGTCCCATCTCTCCACCAGTGGAGCCCATCGTGGTTGAGCTGCCCATCTCTCCACCAGTGGAGCCCATCGTGGTTGAGCTGCCCATCTCTCCACCAGTGAAGCCCATTGTGGTTGAGCTGCTTATCGCTCCAGTGGAAGCTGAGTCGCTTCAGAGATTTGAG CAACTGAAGGGTCTGACACAGCGACATAGAAAAAGAGAAGAAGACATGGAAACTTCAGTTCCACAGGACAGAACTACTCAGCCTCCTCCCGCCCAATCGGATTATTTCCCTCCACCAAAGAGATGCCAAAGGGCTGAGGATTTCTTCCCTCCACCTCCAGTGGAGCCCATTGTAGCTGAGCTACCCATCTCTCCACCAGTGAAGCCCAACGTGGTCGAGCATCCCATCTCTCCACCAGCGAAGCCCAACGTGGTCGAGCATCCCATCTCTCCACCAGTGAAGCCCAACCTTGTTGAGCTGCGCATCATTCCACCAGTGAAGCTCACCGTGTTGGAGCTGCCGATCTCATCACCAGTGAAACCCATCGTGGTTGAGCTGCCCATCTCTCCACCACTGAAAAGCATTGTGGTTGAGCAGCTTATCGCTCCAGTGGAGGCTGAGTCGCTTCAGAGATTTGAG GTCCTTTCCCACTTTGCTCCACCACCGTGGACAAATAAGCCACTGACGGGCCTGACACAGCGACATaaaaaaagacagaaagacaTGGAAATTTCAGTTCCACAGGCCATAACTACTCAGCCTCCTCCCGCCCTATCGGATTAtttccctccacctccaccaaagAGATGCCAAAGGGCCCAGGATTTCTTCCCTCCACTTCCAGTGGAGCCTATTGTAGCTGAGCTGCCCGACTCTCCACCAGTGAAGCCCATCATGGTTAAGCTGCCCATCTCTCCACCAGTGAAGCCCATCATGGTTGAGCTGCCCATCTCTCCAGCAGTGAAGCCCATCATGGTTGATCTGCCCATCTCTCTACCAGTGGAGCCCATCGTGGTTGAGCTTCCTGTCTTTCCACCAGTGAAGCCCATCGTTGTTTATCGGCCCATCTGTCCACCAGTGAAGCACATCACGTTTGAGCTTCCCATCGTTCCACCAGTGAAGTTCATTGTGGTGGAGCTTCCCATCTCTCCACCTGTGAACCACCAGCATCAACCTGATCAATGGGCCAACTGGGGAATAGAGGCTGGTTCTTCTCAGATTGTCGATGCTCCTGcctatctccccctccccctccctacttcctctgatctcCCTCAGCAGAGCCCACAGGAACAGCCTGGAGTCCTCACAGCATCCTCTGGGCTTCTTGCAAA TGTTGGGACTCTTAAGGAGATGATTGAGATTGCATGGCAGAAGTGTCAGGAGTACCAATCTAAGTTCGTCATGTGGTGTTGTGTTACCCTGTTGTGCACACAGAGTAGGGCACAG CCCATCTTTCCTTCAGTGAACCCCATCGTGGTCGAGCGTCCCATCTCTCCACCAGTGAAGCACATCACGTTTGAGCGTTCCATCTCTCCACCGGTGAAGCACGTCATGTTTGAGCTGCCTATCGCTCCAGTGGAAGCTGAGTCGCTTCAGAGATTTGAG TTTTTCCCACCACCGCGGAAAAATAATCCACTGAAGGGTCTGACACAGCGAcacagaaaaagacagacagacatggaaacTTCAGTTCCACAGGCCAGAACAACTCAGCCTCCTCCCGCCCTATCACATttcttccctccacctccactGGAGCCCATCGTGGTTGAACTGCCCATTTCTCCACCAGTGAAGCACGCCATGTTGGAGCTGCCCATTTGTCCAGTAGCAGTTGAGTCTCTTCATGGATTTGAG TTTGTCCCACCACCGGAGAAAAATGAACTGCTGAATGGTCTGACACAGCGACATAAAAAAAGACAAAAAGTCACTTCAGTTCCAAAGGCCAGAACTACTCTACTTCCTCCCTGCCAATTGAATTTTTTCCCTCCACCACAGGGATGTCAGTGGGCACAGAATTTCCTCAATTCACCTCCACCACAGGATTGCCAAACGGCCCAAAATGGAGTTAACCCATATTCAATGAGAGCAG GTGCTCCAATGGGCAAATACCCAGGTTATCCATGTACAACTACCAAAGCTGGGTCTGGAATATCAGACGCTTCCCTGGTTCACATGCTCAGACCTCTCTCACCGATGCGCGTGCCAGAAG ATGATGGTGGATGGGACTCTGCTGGGGATCACCCTGGGACTCCCTTCTACATGGGTTGA
- the LOC110495832 gene encoding proline-rich extensin-like protein EPR1 isoform X3, giving the protein MKPIVVELPISPPVKLTVLELPISPPVEPIVVELPISPPVKPIVVELPISPSMKPLVVELPISPPMKPIVVECPISPPVEPIVVELPISPPVKPIVVELLIAPVEAESLQRFEQLKGLTQRHRKREEDMETSVPQDRTTQPPPAQSDYFPPPKRCQRAEDFFPPPPVEPIVVKLPDSPPVKPIMVELPISPPVKPIMVELPISPPVKPIVVELPISPPVKPIVVELPISPPVKPIVVQLPISPPVKPIIVELPISPPVKPIVVELPISPPVKPIMVELPISPPVKPVVVELPISPPVKPVVVEWQISPPVKPFVVEPPIFPPVEPIVVELPISPPVEPIVVELPISPPVEPIVVELPISPPVEPIVVELPISPPVEPIVIELPVSPPVEPIVVELPISPPMKPIVVECPISPPVEPIVVELPISPPVEPIVVELPISPPVKPIVVELLIAPVEAESLQRFEQLKGLTQRHRKREEDMETSVPQDRTTQPPPAQSDYFPPPKRCQRAEDFFPPPPVEPIVAELPISPPVKPNVVEHPISPPAKPNVVEHPISPPVKPNLVELRIIPPVKLTVLELPISSPVKPIVVELPISPPLKSIVVEQLIAPVEAESLQRFEVLSHFAPPPWTNKPLTGLTQRHKKRQKDMEISVPQAITTQPPPALSDYFPPPPPKRCQRAQDFFPPLPVEPIVAELPDSPPVKPIMVKLPISPPVKPIMVELPISPAVKPIMVDLPISLPVEPIVVELPVFPPVKPIVVYRPICPPVKHITFELPIVPPVKFIVVELPISPPVNHQHQPDQWANWGIEAGSSQIVDAPAYLPLPLPTSSDLPQQSPQEQPGVLTASSGLLANVGTLKEMIEIAWQKCQEYQSKFVMWCCVTLLCTQSRAQPIFPSVNPIVVERPISPPVKHITFERSISPPVKHVMFELPIAPVEAESLQRFEFFPPPRKNNPLKGLTQRHRKRQTDMETSVPQARTTQPPPALSHFFPPPPLEPIVVELPISPPVKHAMLELPICPVAVESLHGFEFVPPPEKNELLNGLTQRHKKRQKVTSVPKARTTLLPPCQLNFFPPPQGCQWAQNFLNSPPPQDCQTAQNGVNPYSMRAGYPCTTTKAGSGISDASLVHMLRPLSPMRVPEDDGGWDSAGDHPGTPFYMG; this is encoded by the exons ATGAAGCCCATTGTGGTTGAGCTGCCCATCTCTCCACCAGTGAAGCTCACCGTATTGGAGCTGCCGATCTCTCCACCAGTGGAGCCCATCGTGGTTGAGCTGCCCATCTCTCCACCAGTGAAGCCCATTGTGGTTGAGCTGCCCATCTCTCCATCAATGAAGCCCTTGGTGGTTGAGCTGCCCATCTCTCCACCAATGAAGCCCATCGTGGTCGAGTGTCCCATCTCTCCACCAGTGGAGCCCATCGTGGTTGAGCTGCCCATCTCTCCACCAGTGAAGCCCATTGTGGTTGAGCTGCTTATCGCTCCAGTGGAAGCTGAGTCGCTTCAGAGATTTGAG CAACTGAAGGGTCTGACACAGCGACATAGAAAAAGAGAAGAAGACATGGAAACTTCAGTTCCACAGGACAGAACTACTCAGCCTCCTCCCGCCCAATCGGATTATTTCCCTCCACCAAAGAGATGCCAAAGGGCTGAGGATTTCTTCCCTCCACCTCCAGTGGAGCCCATTGTGGTTAAGCTGCCCGACTCTCCACCAGTGAAGCCCATCATGGTGGAGCTGCCCATCTCTCCACCAGTGAAGCCCATCATGGTTGAGCTGCCCATTTCTCCACCAGTGAAGCCCATTGTGGTTGAGCTGCCCATCTCTCCACCAGTGAAGCCCATTGTCGTTGAGCTACCCATCTCTCCACCAGTGAAGCCCATTGTGGTTCAGCTGCCCATCTCTCCACCAGTGAAGCCCATAATTGTTGAGCTGCCCATTTCTCCACCAGTGAAGCCCATTGTGGTCGAGCTGCCCATTTCTCCACCAGTGAAGCCCATCATGGTCGAGCTTCCCATTTCTCCACCAGTGAAGCCCGTCGTGGTTGAGCTGCCCATTTCTCCACCAGTGAAGCCCGTCGTGGTTGAATGGCAAATCTCTCCACCAGTGAAGCCCTTCGTGGTTGAGCCGCCGATCTTTCCACCAGTGGAGCCCATTGTGGTTGAACTGCCCATCTCTCCACCAGTGGAGCCCATTGTGGTTGAGCTGCCCATCTCTCCACCAGTGGAGCCCATTGTGGTTGAGCTGCCCATCTCTCCACCAGTGGAGCCCATTGTGGTTGAGCTGCCCATCTCTCCACCAGTGGAGCCCATTGTGATTGAGCTGCCCGTCTCTCCACCAGTGGAGCCCATTGTGGTTGAGCTGCCCATCTCTCCACCAATGAAGCCCATCGTGGTCGAATGTCCCATCTCTCCACCAGTGGAGCCCATCGTGGTTGAGCTGCCCATCTCTCCACCAGTGGAGCCCATCGTGGTTGAGCTGCCCATCTCTCCACCAGTGAAGCCCATTGTGGTTGAGCTGCTTATCGCTCCAGTGGAAGCTGAGTCGCTTCAGAGATTTGAG CAACTGAAGGGTCTGACACAGCGACATAGAAAAAGAGAAGAAGACATGGAAACTTCAGTTCCACAGGACAGAACTACTCAGCCTCCTCCCGCCCAATCGGATTATTTCCCTCCACCAAAGAGATGCCAAAGGGCTGAGGATTTCTTCCCTCCACCTCCAGTGGAGCCCATTGTAGCTGAGCTACCCATCTCTCCACCAGTGAAGCCCAACGTGGTCGAGCATCCCATCTCTCCACCAGCGAAGCCCAACGTGGTCGAGCATCCCATCTCTCCACCAGTGAAGCCCAACCTTGTTGAGCTGCGCATCATTCCACCAGTGAAGCTCACCGTGTTGGAGCTGCCGATCTCATCACCAGTGAAACCCATCGTGGTTGAGCTGCCCATCTCTCCACCACTGAAAAGCATTGTGGTTGAGCAGCTTATCGCTCCAGTGGAGGCTGAGTCGCTTCAGAGATTTGAG GTCCTTTCCCACTTTGCTCCACCACCGTGGACAAATAAGCCACTGACGGGCCTGACACAGCGACATaaaaaaagacagaaagacaTGGAAATTTCAGTTCCACAGGCCATAACTACTCAGCCTCCTCCCGCCCTATCGGATTAtttccctccacctccaccaaagAGATGCCAAAGGGCCCAGGATTTCTTCCCTCCACTTCCAGTGGAGCCTATTGTAGCTGAGCTGCCCGACTCTCCACCAGTGAAGCCCATCATGGTTAAGCTGCCCATCTCTCCACCAGTGAAGCCCATCATGGTTGAGCTGCCCATCTCTCCAGCAGTGAAGCCCATCATGGTTGATCTGCCCATCTCTCTACCAGTGGAGCCCATCGTGGTTGAGCTTCCTGTCTTTCCACCAGTGAAGCCCATCGTTGTTTATCGGCCCATCTGTCCACCAGTGAAGCACATCACGTTTGAGCTTCCCATCGTTCCACCAGTGAAGTTCATTGTGGTGGAGCTTCCCATCTCTCCACCTGTGAACCACCAGCATCAACCTGATCAATGGGCCAACTGGGGAATAGAGGCTGGTTCTTCTCAGATTGTCGATGCTCCTGcctatctccccctccccctccctacttcctctgatctcCCTCAGCAGAGCCCACAGGAACAGCCTGGAGTCCTCACAGCATCCTCTGGGCTTCTTGCAAA TGTTGGGACTCTTAAGGAGATGATTGAGATTGCATGGCAGAAGTGTCAGGAGTACCAATCTAAGTTCGTCATGTGGTGTTGTGTTACCCTGTTGTGCACACAGAGTAGGGCACAG CCCATCTTTCCTTCAGTGAACCCCATCGTGGTCGAGCGTCCCATCTCTCCACCAGTGAAGCACATCACGTTTGAGCGTTCCATCTCTCCACCGGTGAAGCACGTCATGTTTGAGCTGCCTATCGCTCCAGTGGAAGCTGAGTCGCTTCAGAGATTTGAG TTTTTCCCACCACCGCGGAAAAATAATCCACTGAAGGGTCTGACACAGCGAcacagaaaaagacagacagacatggaaacTTCAGTTCCACAGGCCAGAACAACTCAGCCTCCTCCCGCCCTATCACATttcttccctccacctccactGGAGCCCATCGTGGTTGAACTGCCCATTTCTCCACCAGTGAAGCACGCCATGTTGGAGCTGCCCATTTGTCCAGTAGCAGTTGAGTCTCTTCATGGATTTGAG TTTGTCCCACCACCGGAGAAAAATGAACTGCTGAATGGTCTGACACAGCGACATAAAAAAAGACAAAAAGTCACTTCAGTTCCAAAGGCCAGAACTACTCTACTTCCTCCCTGCCAATTGAATTTTTTCCCTCCACCACAGGGATGTCAGTGGGCACAGAATTTCCTCAATTCACCTCCACCACAGGATTGCCAAACGGCCCAAAATGGAGTTAACCCATATTCAATGAGAGCAG GTTATCCATGTACAACTACCAAAGCTGGGTCTGGAATATCAGACGCTTCCCTGGTTCACATGCTCAGACCTCTCTCACCGATGCGCGTGCCAGAAG ATGATGGTGGATGGGACTCTGCTGGGGATCACCCTGGGACTCCCTTCTACATGGGTTGA
- the LOC110495832 gene encoding proline-rich extensin-like protein EPR1 isoform X1 — MKPIVVELPISPPVKLTVLELPISPPVEPIVVELPISPPVKPIVVELPISPSMKPLVVELPISPPMKPIVVECPISPPVEPIVVELPISPPVKPIVVELLIAPVEAESLQRFEQLKGLTQRHRKREEDMETSVPQDRTTQPPPAQSDYFPPPKRCQRAEDFFPPPPVEPIVVKLPDSPPVKPIMVELPISPPVKPIMVELPISPPVKPIVVELPISPPVKPIVVELPISPPVKPIVVQLPISPPVKPIIVELPISPPVKPIVVELPISPPVKPIMVELPISPPVKPVVVELPISPPVKPVVVEWQISPPVKPFVVEPPIFPPVEPIVVELPISPPVEPIVVELPISPPVEPIVVELPISPPVEPIVVELPISPPVEPIVIELPVSPPVEPIVVELPISPPMKPIVVECPISPPVEPIVVELPISPPVEPIVVELPISPPVKPIVVELLIAPVEAESLQRFEQLKGLTQRHRKREEDMETSVPQDRTTQPPPAQSDYFPPPKRCQRAEDFFPPPPVEPIVAELPISPPVKPNVVEHPISPPAKPNVVEHPISPPVKPNLVELRIIPPVKLTVLELPISSPVKPIVVELPISPPLKSIVVEQLIAPVEAESLQRFEVLSHFAPPPWTNKPLTGLTQRHKKRQKDMEISVPQAITTQPPPALSDYFPPPPPKRCQRAQDFFPPLPVEPIVAELPDSPPVKPIMVKLPISPPVKPIMVELPISPAVKPIMVDLPISLPVEPIVVELPVFPPVKPIVVYRPICPPVKHITFELPIVPPVKFIVVELPISPPVNHQHQPDQWANWGIEAGSSQIVDAPAYLPLPLPTSSDLPQQSPQEQPGVLTASSGLLANVGTLKEMIEIAWQKCQEYQSKFVMWCCVTLLCTQSRAQPIFPSVNPIVVERPISPPVKHITFERSISPPVKHVMFELPIAPVEAESLQRFEFFPPPRKNNPLKGLTQRHRKRQTDMETSVPQARTTQPPPALSHFFPPPPLEPIVVELPISPPVKHAMLELPICPVAVESLHGFEFVPPPEKNELLNGLTQRHKKRQKVTSVPKARTTLLPPCQLNFFPPPQGCQWAQNFLNSPPPQDCQTAQNGVNPYSMRAVTGAPMGKYPGYPCTTTKAGSGISDASLVHMLRPLSPMRVPEDDGGWDSAGDHPGTPFYMG; from the exons ATGAAGCCCATTGTGGTTGAGCTGCCCATCTCTCCACCAGTGAAGCTCACCGTATTGGAGCTGCCGATCTCTCCACCAGTGGAGCCCATCGTGGTTGAGCTGCCCATCTCTCCACCAGTGAAGCCCATTGTGGTTGAGCTGCCCATCTCTCCATCAATGAAGCCCTTGGTGGTTGAGCTGCCCATCTCTCCACCAATGAAGCCCATCGTGGTCGAGTGTCCCATCTCTCCACCAGTGGAGCCCATCGTGGTTGAGCTGCCCATCTCTCCACCAGTGAAGCCCATTGTGGTTGAGCTGCTTATCGCTCCAGTGGAAGCTGAGTCGCTTCAGAGATTTGAG CAACTGAAGGGTCTGACACAGCGACATAGAAAAAGAGAAGAAGACATGGAAACTTCAGTTCCACAGGACAGAACTACTCAGCCTCCTCCCGCCCAATCGGATTATTTCCCTCCACCAAAGAGATGCCAAAGGGCTGAGGATTTCTTCCCTCCACCTCCAGTGGAGCCCATTGTGGTTAAGCTGCCCGACTCTCCACCAGTGAAGCCCATCATGGTGGAGCTGCCCATCTCTCCACCAGTGAAGCCCATCATGGTTGAGCTGCCCATTTCTCCACCAGTGAAGCCCATTGTGGTTGAGCTGCCCATCTCTCCACCAGTGAAGCCCATTGTCGTTGAGCTACCCATCTCTCCACCAGTGAAGCCCATTGTGGTTCAGCTGCCCATCTCTCCACCAGTGAAGCCCATAATTGTTGAGCTGCCCATTTCTCCACCAGTGAAGCCCATTGTGGTCGAGCTGCCCATTTCTCCACCAGTGAAGCCCATCATGGTCGAGCTTCCCATTTCTCCACCAGTGAAGCCCGTCGTGGTTGAGCTGCCCATTTCTCCACCAGTGAAGCCCGTCGTGGTTGAATGGCAAATCTCTCCACCAGTGAAGCCCTTCGTGGTTGAGCCGCCGATCTTTCCACCAGTGGAGCCCATTGTGGTTGAACTGCCCATCTCTCCACCAGTGGAGCCCATTGTGGTTGAGCTGCCCATCTCTCCACCAGTGGAGCCCATTGTGGTTGAGCTGCCCATCTCTCCACCAGTGGAGCCCATTGTGGTTGAGCTGCCCATCTCTCCACCAGTGGAGCCCATTGTGATTGAGCTGCCCGTCTCTCCACCAGTGGAGCCCATTGTGGTTGAGCTGCCCATCTCTCCACCAATGAAGCCCATCGTGGTCGAATGTCCCATCTCTCCACCAGTGGAGCCCATCGTGGTTGAGCTGCCCATCTCTCCACCAGTGGAGCCCATCGTGGTTGAGCTGCCCATCTCTCCACCAGTGAAGCCCATTGTGGTTGAGCTGCTTATCGCTCCAGTGGAAGCTGAGTCGCTTCAGAGATTTGAG CAACTGAAGGGTCTGACACAGCGACATAGAAAAAGAGAAGAAGACATGGAAACTTCAGTTCCACAGGACAGAACTACTCAGCCTCCTCCCGCCCAATCGGATTATTTCCCTCCACCAAAGAGATGCCAAAGGGCTGAGGATTTCTTCCCTCCACCTCCAGTGGAGCCCATTGTAGCTGAGCTACCCATCTCTCCACCAGTGAAGCCCAACGTGGTCGAGCATCCCATCTCTCCACCAGCGAAGCCCAACGTGGTCGAGCATCCCATCTCTCCACCAGTGAAGCCCAACCTTGTTGAGCTGCGCATCATTCCACCAGTGAAGCTCACCGTGTTGGAGCTGCCGATCTCATCACCAGTGAAACCCATCGTGGTTGAGCTGCCCATCTCTCCACCACTGAAAAGCATTGTGGTTGAGCAGCTTATCGCTCCAGTGGAGGCTGAGTCGCTTCAGAGATTTGAG GTCCTTTCCCACTTTGCTCCACCACCGTGGACAAATAAGCCACTGACGGGCCTGACACAGCGACATaaaaaaagacagaaagacaTGGAAATTTCAGTTCCACAGGCCATAACTACTCAGCCTCCTCCCGCCCTATCGGATTAtttccctccacctccaccaaagAGATGCCAAAGGGCCCAGGATTTCTTCCCTCCACTTCCAGTGGAGCCTATTGTAGCTGAGCTGCCCGACTCTCCACCAGTGAAGCCCATCATGGTTAAGCTGCCCATCTCTCCACCAGTGAAGCCCATCATGGTTGAGCTGCCCATCTCTCCAGCAGTGAAGCCCATCATGGTTGATCTGCCCATCTCTCTACCAGTGGAGCCCATCGTGGTTGAGCTTCCTGTCTTTCCACCAGTGAAGCCCATCGTTGTTTATCGGCCCATCTGTCCACCAGTGAAGCACATCACGTTTGAGCTTCCCATCGTTCCACCAGTGAAGTTCATTGTGGTGGAGCTTCCCATCTCTCCACCTGTGAACCACCAGCATCAACCTGATCAATGGGCCAACTGGGGAATAGAGGCTGGTTCTTCTCAGATTGTCGATGCTCCTGcctatctccccctccccctccctacttcctctgatctcCCTCAGCAGAGCCCACAGGAACAGCCTGGAGTCCTCACAGCATCCTCTGGGCTTCTTGCAAA TGTTGGGACTCTTAAGGAGATGATTGAGATTGCATGGCAGAAGTGTCAGGAGTACCAATCTAAGTTCGTCATGTGGTGTTGTGTTACCCTGTTGTGCACACAGAGTAGGGCACAG CCCATCTTTCCTTCAGTGAACCCCATCGTGGTCGAGCGTCCCATCTCTCCACCAGTGAAGCACATCACGTTTGAGCGTTCCATCTCTCCACCGGTGAAGCACGTCATGTTTGAGCTGCCTATCGCTCCAGTGGAAGCTGAGTCGCTTCAGAGATTTGAG TTTTTCCCACCACCGCGGAAAAATAATCCACTGAAGGGTCTGACACAGCGAcacagaaaaagacagacagacatggaaacTTCAGTTCCACAGGCCAGAACAACTCAGCCTCCTCCCGCCCTATCACATttcttccctccacctccactGGAGCCCATCGTGGTTGAACTGCCCATTTCTCCACCAGTGAAGCACGCCATGTTGGAGCTGCCCATTTGTCCAGTAGCAGTTGAGTCTCTTCATGGATTTGAG TTTGTCCCACCACCGGAGAAAAATGAACTGCTGAATGGTCTGACACAGCGACATAAAAAAAGACAAAAAGTCACTTCAGTTCCAAAGGCCAGAACTACTCTACTTCCTCCCTGCCAATTGAATTTTTTCCCTCCACCACAGGGATGTCAGTGGGCACAGAATTTCCTCAATTCACCTCCACCACAGGATTGCCAAACGGCCCAAAATGGAGTTAACCCATATTCAATGAGAGCAG TAACAGGTGCTCCAATGGGCAAATACCCAGGTTATCCATGTACAACTACCAAAGCTGGGTCTGGAATATCAGACGCTTCCCTGGTTCACATGCTCAGACCTCTCTCACCGATGCGCGTGCCAGAAG ATGATGGTGGATGGGACTCTGCTGGGGATCACCCTGGGACTCCCTTCTACATGGGTTGA